Proteins from a genomic interval of Spiroplasma diminutum CUAS-1:
- the rsmB gene encoding 16S rRNA (cytosine(967)-C(5))-methyltransferase RsmB, with protein sequence MNSRKEALNILFEVFKNNKFSNKLLNNLIKKEAMSKEDIAFIFKLVYGTIQYKIYLEYVVNKVIDPQKTDYKIQILLWMNLYQLKFLESKAYYVINESVEITKEINKNFSGLVNKVSKVLTNQELWKVEIKNKQNIFALENGFPFWLYKKIEKDYSKEDAKQFVLFTNIQSKISLRVNTLKISIEDFENLYLEKYSLIKSELLEGFYLSDFNIVNEEIFLKGLVTIQDQTSGLASEILNPKPNSKVLDMCCAPGGKLTHLGQIMNNTGIIVGNELQKNKEKLIQENITRLGVKNISLIFGNALDINEEDYDFILLDAPCSGYGVIRQKPEIKLKKYSQEEVEELLEVQSKLLEKAYKCSKVGTEIVYSTCTINKDENEKQIEKFLNNHNNIKKIYEKIFFGNEFNNDGFYICKMKRI encoded by the coding sequence ATGAACTCAAGAAAAGAAGCACTTAATATATTATTTGAGGTATTTAAAAATAATAAATTTTCAAATAAACTTCTTAATAATCTAATAAAAAAAGAGGCTATGTCTAAAGAAGACATAGCCTTTATTTTTAAATTAGTATATGGAACAATTCAATACAAAATATATTTAGAATATGTTGTGAATAAAGTTATAGATCCACAAAAGACAGATTACAAAATTCAAATTTTACTTTGAATGAATTTATATCAACTGAAATTTTTAGAATCAAAAGCTTATTATGTAATAAATGAATCTGTTGAAATAACAAAAGAAATTAATAAAAATTTTTCAGGTTTAGTAAATAAAGTATCAAAAGTATTAACTAATCAAGAATTATGAAAAGTTGAAATTAAAAATAAACAAAATATATTTGCTCTCGAAAATGGTTTTCCTTTTTGACTTTATAAAAAAATTGAAAAAGATTATTCAAAAGAAGACGCTAAGCAATTTGTTTTATTTACAAATATACAATCAAAGATAAGTTTAAGAGTTAATACATTAAAAATTTCTATAGAAGATTTTGAAAACCTTTATTTAGAGAAATATAGTTTAATTAAATCAGAGTTATTAGAGGGTTTTTATTTATCTGATTTTAATATAGTTAATGAGGAAATATTTTTAAAGGGTCTTGTAACTATTCAAGATCAAACAAGTGGTTTAGCTTCAGAAATTTTAAACCCAAAACCAAATTCTAAGGTTTTAGATATGTGTTGTGCACCGGGTGGCAAATTAACACATTTAGGACAAATAATGAATAATACTGGAATCATTGTGGGTAATGAACTTCAAAAAAATAAAGAAAAACTTATTCAAGAGAACATAACAAGATTGGGTGTAAAAAACATTTCTTTAATCTTTGGAAATGCATTAGATATTAATGAAGAAGATTATGATTTCATTTTACTCGATGCTCCTTGCTCTGGTTATGGCGTAATAAGGCAAAAACCAGAAATAAAATTAAAAAAATATTCACAAGAAGAAGTTGAAGAACTATTGGAAGTACAATCTAAACTGTTAGAGAAAGCTTACAAATGCAGCAAAGTTGGAACAGAAATAGTTTATTCAACTTGTACAATAAATAAAGATGAAAATGAAAAGCAAATTGAAAAGTTTTTAAATAATCATAATAACATTAAAAAAATATATGAAAAAATATTTTTTGGAAATGAATTTAACAATGATGGTTTTTATATATGTAAAATGAAAAGAATTTAA
- a CDS encoding serine/threonine-protein kinase translates to MNNYQQGSLINERYEVINQLGKGGMASVFKAYDLITKTIVAVKVVAPEIVLKPVGQERFEIEKEAFAKLGSNPHVVKLFDIIQNGDEWFIILECVEGGTLKDKFQDFGSMTLKELKYYFSKICDALSEAHKLKIIHRDIKPDNVLLTQSGEVKLGDFGISVMEGISTEVNKAIGTPKYMPPEIIAAQNPSPQSDIYSLGIMLYEFATGTAPFIAKEAQKIAAKHLKETPTSPKLINPSIPQSLENLIMKMIEKEPGNRFESVDEVKSELLKIKLSDSPKPYIYHKKVTINMNEGKRTIKVGTAYDKLPFIARTKFFITFGIILIALIIFLVAMLVV, encoded by the coding sequence ATGAATAATTACCAACAAGGATCGTTAATCAATGAAAGATATGAAGTAATTAATCAGCTAGGAAAAGGTGGAATGGCATCTGTTTTTAAAGCATATGATTTAATTACTAAAACTATTGTGGCAGTTAAAGTTGTAGCTCCAGAAATAGTTTTAAAACCAGTGGGACAAGAGAGATTTGAAATTGAAAAGGAAGCATTTGCAAAACTAGGATCAAATCCACATGTTGTAAAACTGTTTGATATTATTCAAAATGGAGATGAATGATTTATAATATTGGAATGTGTTGAGGGTGGGACATTAAAAGATAAATTTCAGGATTTTGGTTCTATGACATTAAAAGAACTTAAATATTATTTTTCAAAAATTTGTGATGCATTATCTGAAGCACATAAATTGAAAATAATTCATAGAGATATAAAACCAGATAATGTTTTATTAACACAATCAGGTGAAGTAAAATTAGGAGACTTTGGTATTTCAGTTATGGAAGGTATTTCAACAGAAGTTAATAAAGCTATTGGTACTCCAAAATATATGCCCCCTGAAATAATTGCAGCTCAAAATCCATCTCCTCAAAGTGATATATATTCTTTAGGAATTATGCTTTATGAATTTGCAACAGGAACAGCACCGTTCATTGCCAAAGAAGCTCAAAAAATTGCTGCAAAACATTTAAAAGAAACTCCAACAAGTCCAAAACTAATTAATCCATCAATTCCACAAAGTTTGGAAAATTTAATTATGAAAATGATAGAAAAAGAACCTGGTAATAGATTTGAATCAGTGGATGAAGTTAAAAGTGAGCTTTTGAAAATTAAGTTATCAGATAGTCCAAAACCTTATATTTATCATAAAAAGGTAACAATAAATATGAATGAAGGTAAAAGAACAATTAAAGTGGGAACAGCTTATGATAAATTACCATTTATTGCAAGAACCAAATTCTTTATTACTTTTGGAATCATTTTAATTGCCTTAATAATATTTTTAGTTGCTATGTTGGTAGTATAA
- a CDS encoding ribonuclease J, with amino-acid sequence MADNLNPPKKKLPQAPFPTKVYALGGLEEVGKNTYCIEYNDEIIMIDAGVKFPDATQLGVSAVIPDFTYLVENNSKLKGLFITHGHEDHIGGIPYLLQQVEVPVIYAPALAAALIRDRLKEYKLQNKTVVKEYVESDVYSTKNFTIQFAAVNHSIPDAFGIHVQTPNGAIFSTGDYKFDWTPLGHDANVQRLASWGNDGIELLMADSTNAEVEGYTIGERKVIQNIDTHFLKSKGRIIIASFASNVHRLQHIIELANKYGRRIVVIGRSIERIIKIIRQMGHLNINDKMFIKPNEIDNFPKNQIMILCTGSQGEPMAALSRISRMEHQTIKIIPGDNVIMSSSPIPGNRADVENVINKLTRIGANVIENSADNKIHTSGHASQEEQKLLFTLLKPRCFMPMHGEYRMLKIHGETATKVNVKPHNVFVVANGDQIELHNGTGKVGKRVPAEAVFIDGKDMTGKASNVIRERNILSKDGLMAVIISIDSQANKLSAPPRIVSRGSFYVRDSGNVIAESINIVTNAVQEILNSQKPTFGAIKNAIKESLSPFIFRYKRRNPLIIPVILNKKVEVK; translated from the coding sequence ATGGCTGACAATTTAAATCCGCCAAAGAAAAAATTACCACAAGCACCCTTTCCAACTAAAGTTTATGCTTTAGGTGGATTAGAAGAAGTTGGTAAAAATACATATTGTATAGAATATAACGATGAAATTATTATGATCGATGCAGGAGTTAAATTCCCTGACGCTACTCAATTAGGAGTAAGTGCTGTAATACCAGACTTTACTTATTTAGTAGAAAATAATTCAAAATTAAAAGGATTATTTATTACTCACGGTCATGAAGATCATATTGGAGGTATTCCCTATTTACTTCAGCAAGTTGAAGTACCAGTTATTTATGCCCCAGCTTTAGCTGCAGCATTAATAAGAGATAGATTAAAGGAATATAAATTACAAAATAAAACAGTTGTTAAAGAATACGTTGAAAGTGATGTTTATTCAACAAAAAACTTTACAATACAGTTTGCAGCTGTAAATCACTCAATACCTGATGCATTTGGAATCCATGTACAAACACCTAATGGTGCAATCTTTTCAACAGGAGATTACAAGTTTGACTGAACACCATTAGGGCATGATGCTAATGTTCAAAGGTTAGCATCATGGGGAAACGACGGAATTGAACTATTAATGGCAGATTCAACAAATGCTGAAGTTGAGGGTTATACAATTGGTGAAAGAAAAGTTATTCAAAATATTGATACACATTTCTTAAAATCAAAAGGAAGAATTATTATTGCTTCTTTTGCATCAAATGTACATAGACTTCAACATATTATTGAATTAGCAAATAAATATGGAAGAAGAATTGTTGTTATTGGTAGAAGTATTGAAAGAATTATTAAAATAATTAGACAAATGGGTCACTTGAATATCAATGATAAAATGTTTATTAAACCAAATGAAATTGATAACTTCCCAAAAAATCAAATTATGATTTTATGTACAGGAAGTCAAGGAGAACCAATGGCTGCTCTTTCTAGAATATCTAGAATGGAACACCAAACTATTAAAATAATTCCTGGAGATAATGTAATTATGTCTTCATCACCTATTCCAGGTAATAGAGCTGATGTAGAAAATGTTATCAATAAATTAACAAGAATTGGCGCAAATGTAATTGAAAATAGTGCTGATAATAAAATCCATACTTCTGGACACGCTAGTCAAGAAGAACAAAAACTACTATTCACTTTATTAAAACCTAGATGTTTTATGCCTATGCACGGTGAATATAGAATGTTAAAAATTCATGGGGAAACAGCAACAAAAGTTAATGTTAAACCTCATAACGTATTTGTAGTTGCAAATGGAGATCAAATTGAATTACATAATGGTACAGGTAAAGTTGGAAAAAGAGTTCCTGCTGAAGCTGTATTTATTGATGGAAAAGATATGACTGGTAAAGCAAGTAATGTTATAAGAGAGAGAAACATTTTAAGTAAGGATGGTCTAATGGCTGTAATTATTTCAATTGACTCTCAAGCAAATAAACTATCTGCTCCTCCTAGAATTGTTTCTAGAGGAAGTTTCTATGTAAGAGATAGTGGAAATGTTATTGCTGAATCAATTAATATTGTTACAAATGCGGTTCAAGAAATTCTTAATTCCCAAAAGCCTACTTTCGGTGCAATTAAGAACGCTATTAAGGAATCATTATCACCTTTCATCTTTAGATATAAAAGAAGAAATCCTTTAATTATTCCTGTTATTTTAAACAAAAAGGTAGAGGTTAAATAA
- a CDS encoding PP2C family protein-serine/threonine phosphatase has protein sequence MKFKSAILSDIGNYRKSNQDNLDFATKKSGEAFGIVCDGMGGHAYGEVASKIAVEKFIEYFHEQDFSQLNQKEINRWLRAGVNNVLTEMVEYSNERFETRDMGTTLTAILFTKVGGFVINVGDSRTYKLVNNELFQITQDQNLWNSTPEAERRDIQMSGIYEKANDVTFWKVLTSALGPQKTLRIDTYFIENQEGTYMLTTDGVHDYMDEEITASTLSNSKVKLKDKANLIVEDAKDNVSTDNLSILIIEAE, from the coding sequence ATGAAATTTAAGAGTGCAATACTTTCAGATATAGGAAATTATAGAAAATCTAATCAGGATAATTTAGATTTTGCAACTAAAAAATCAGGAGAAGCATTTGGGATTGTATGTGACGGAATGGGTGGACATGCATATGGAGAAGTTGCTTCAAAAATTGCTGTTGAAAAATTTATTGAATATTTTCATGAACAGGATTTTTCTCAATTAAATCAAAAAGAAATTAACAGATGACTTAGAGCAGGAGTTAATAACGTTTTAACTGAAATGGTTGAATATTCAAATGAAAGATTTGAAACAAGAGATATGGGTACAACATTGACAGCTATTTTATTTACTAAAGTTGGTGGATTTGTTATTAATGTTGGAGATTCAAGAACATACAAACTTGTTAATAATGAATTGTTTCAAATAACTCAAGATCAAAATTTATGAAATTCGACACCAGAAGCAGAAAGAAGAGATATTCAAATGTCTGGTATTTATGAAAAAGCAAATGATGTAACTTTTTGAAAAGTTTTAACAAGTGCTTTGGGACCGCAAAAGACATTAAGAATTGATACTTACTTTATTGAAAATCAAGAAGGTACTTATATGTTGACAACAGATGGAGTACATGATTACATGGATGAAGAAATTACAGCATCAACTCTTTCTAATTCAAAAGTTAAATTAAAAGATAAAGCAAATTTAATTGTTGAAGATGCAAAAGATAATGTATCAACAGATAATCTATCAATTTTAATTATTGAAGCAGAGTAA
- the rsmD gene encoding 16S rRNA (guanine(966)-N(2))-methyltransferase RsmD has product MRVISGRFRGRKLVTLEGMNTRPTITRVKEDMFNVLNNYFIFEDKVCLDLFGGSGALSLEALSRGLKFAYVNDHHKPALEIIKENFRGLNSDEFELFNLDYKRMLDFLVNSNKKMDLIFFDPPFAKVEYYYDFFKYIYEKELLNNYGILIMESELPLDMNKIEILNILKYKDFKNKHLYILRLEKGELENE; this is encoded by the coding sequence ATGAGAGTTATAAGCGGACGTTTTAGAGGGCGAAAATTAGTTACATTAGAAGGAATGAATACTAGACCAACAATTACAAGAGTAAAAGAAGATATGTTTAATGTATTAAATAATTATTTTATATTTGAAGATAAAGTTTGTTTAGATTTATTTGGTGGTAGTGGTGCTTTATCTTTAGAGGCATTATCAAGAGGGTTGAAATTTGCATATGTTAATGATCATCATAAACCTGCTTTAGAAATCATTAAAGAGAATTTTAGAGGCTTAAATTCAGATGAATTTGAACTTTTTAATTTAGATTATAAAAGAATGCTTGATTTTTTAGTTAATTCTAATAAAAAAATGGATCTAATTTTTTTTGACCCACCATTTGCTAAAGTAGAATATTATTATGATTTCTTTAAATATATTTATGAAAAGGAATTATTAAATAATTATGGTATATTAATAATGGAATCAGAATTACCATTAGATATGAATAAAATTGAAATTCTGAATATCTTAAAGTACAAAGACTTTAAAAATAAACATCTATATATTTTAAGACTTGAAAAGGGAGAACTTGAAAATGAATAA
- the def gene encoding peptide deformylase has translation MRLDLKKDLLQKEIPTNKWLCKDNQVEIIRNKSIDVELPLNQENQLVMEKLIDFVRYSQDPDLNKKDNEDYLRPAVGLAAPQIGSNTNMFFTRFEWDVEEGDVEEFAMINAKIVAKSDQLSCLSDGEGCLSVDKDHKGLVPRNYKIQVQGYEWLTKQEVNLTLRGYHAIVFQHELEHNQGKLYYDRINENDPNFKDENWIII, from the coding sequence ATGAGATTAGACTTAAAAAAAGATTTACTACAAAAGGAAATACCAACTAATAAATGACTTTGTAAAGATAATCAAGTTGAAATAATTAGAAATAAATCAATTGATGTTGAATTACCTTTAAATCAAGAAAATCAATTAGTAATGGAAAAATTAATTGATTTTGTAAGATATAGCCAAGACCCTGATTTAAACAAAAAGGATAATGAAGATTATTTAAGACCAGCTGTTGGACTTGCAGCTCCTCAAATTGGAAGTAATACAAATATGTTTTTTACAAGATTTGAATGAGATGTTGAAGAAGGAGATGTTGAAGAATTTGCAATGATAAATGCAAAAATTGTTGCTAAAAGTGATCAATTATCATGTTTGAGTGATGGTGAAGGTTGTTTAAGTGTTGATAAAGATCATAAAGGTTTAGTTCCGAGAAACTATAAAATTCAAGTACAAGGATATGAATGATTAACAAAACAAGAAGTTAATTTAACATTAAGAGGATATCATGCAATAGTTTTTCAACATGAATTAGAACATAATCAAGGAAAACTTTACTACGATAGAATTAATGAGAATGATCCAAATTTCAAAGATGAAAATTGAATAATAATTTAA
- the gmk gene encoding guanylate kinase produces the protein MNKKGKIIILSGPSGVGKGSINKELAQDKSLNLVQSISMTTRPPRPGEIEGVNYYFVDKETFKDAIQHNELIEYAEFIDNYYGTPRKTVHDKINNGENVILEIEVVGATQVLKKEKPENLVSIFLMPPSLKALEQRLRKRGTEKEEIIKQRLDKALLEIPLKHKYQYIIEIDSVENAVAKVKEVLTKENTLKIDQSQSKYFKLKNKVEQIVSEEYEFFVNNWKENVQKVGEQVISENFDFKNYLVELLTDKTYAHVLANEDLEILESSEFISTIVEHFMIDVNFFSIEQKEFKK, from the coding sequence ATGAATAAAAAAGGTAAAATAATCATTTTATCAGGACCATCTGGTGTTGGAAAAGGATCTATTAATAAAGAATTAGCACAAGATAAATCTTTAAATTTAGTACAATCAATTTCGATGACAACTCGTCCTCCAAGACCGGGAGAAATTGAGGGAGTAAATTATTACTTTGTGGATAAAGAAACTTTCAAAGACGCAATTCAACACAATGAATTAATTGAATATGCTGAATTTATTGATAATTACTATGGAACACCAAGAAAAACTGTCCATGATAAAATAAATAATGGTGAAAATGTAATTTTAGAAATTGAAGTTGTTGGAGCAACTCAAGTTCTTAAAAAAGAAAAACCAGAGAACTTAGTGTCAATTTTCTTAATGCCTCCAAGTTTAAAAGCACTTGAACAAAGATTAAGAAAACGTGGAACAGAAAAAGAAGAAATCATTAAACAAAGATTAGATAAAGCTTTATTAGAAATTCCTCTAAAACACAAATATCAATATATTATTGAAATTGATAGTGTTGAAAATGCTGTTGCAAAAGTAAAAGAAGTATTAACAAAAGAAAATACATTAAAAATTGATCAATCACAAAGTAAATACTTTAAATTAAAAAATAAAGTAGAACAAATTGTGAGCGAAGAGTATGAATTCTTTGTAAATAACTGAAAAGAAAATGTTCAAAAAGTAGGAGAACAAGTAATAAGTGAAAACTTTGATTTTAAAAACTACTTAGTTGAATTATTAACAGATAAAACATATGCTCATGTATTAGCAAATGAGGATTTAGAAATTCTTGAAAGTTCAGAATTTATTTCAACAATTGTAGAACACTTTATGATTGATGTTAACTTCTTTAGTATTGAACAAAAAGAATTTAAAAAATAA
- a CDS encoding amino acid permease → MKTKKEQLGLFSIIWIGFTFIAGITFTASFGDIVLSKEGAGVGLHIIWIFVLEGFIAFMCAWAFAKLVKFHPQANGGGSQYVRTAFGKFWGLLMGFFNYSVIPVIGMALIVTMVRANFGPQDIEGLWLVGQNSNGEYGKFGAWGNLYLDLIAFALYIFAATIIFFGIKKYKYVGLIIGYMTWGITILLMIFGITAGFIQLDGTNNPFEKYAEVDLNLSGFTKAFVTCFFAFGGIETFITTGKNIKNRGKNMPIAIIVIMIATTAFYIIFSLITMFAIGGSQFSSNPNTQLFPDNNLLKVFGPILIIICTMLMRFNSSLQITMFGGSTLEPLSSQGYISPVFKKENKENVPVAGVFSTIILFVICATMFLFIPDIIEGVTKRPSPLNYGTIASCASILLIAIYGTIIPTVIVQGIRKNVKIRVWEYIAWAITVLFLLFVLISYFITTLFDPFIKPYDKNNEIRLQDIVSSVFQIIYFIGIIIWAVLQYFVYYKSKMAKLNSDSERAKEIAEYEKLFRLLTDKELEDIAKKQAKEDEEYKQYKLQLKEEKMKLKSVSK, encoded by the coding sequence ATGAAAACAAAAAAAGAACAATTAGGCCTATTCTCGATAATATGAATTGGTTTTACTTTTATTGCTGGAATTACATTTACAGCAAGTTTTGGAGACATCGTCCTTTCAAAAGAAGGTGCTGGGGTTGGTCTTCACATAATTTGAATATTTGTTTTAGAAGGTTTCATAGCATTTATGTGTGCATGAGCTTTTGCAAAATTAGTTAAATTTCACCCACAAGCTAATGGTGGTGGAAGTCAATATGTTAGAACTGCATTTGGTAAGTTCTGAGGACTATTGATGGGATTCTTTAATTATTCAGTTATTCCAGTTATTGGAATGGCTTTAATAGTTACAATGGTTAGAGCAAACTTTGGACCACAAGATATTGAAGGTTTATGACTTGTTGGTCAAAATAGTAATGGTGAATATGGAAAATTTGGAGCTTGAGGTAATTTATATTTAGATCTAATAGCTTTCGCTTTATATATATTTGCAGCAACTATTATATTTTTTGGAATAAAAAAATATAAATATGTTGGATTAATTATTGGATACATGACTTGAGGTATAACAATATTATTAATGATATTTGGTATTACAGCAGGGTTTATTCAATTAGATGGAACTAATAATCCATTTGAAAAATATGCTGAAGTAGATTTAAATCTTTCTGGATTTACAAAAGCATTTGTAACTTGTTTCTTTGCATTTGGTGGTATAGAAACATTTATTACAACTGGAAAAAATATTAAAAATAGAGGAAAAAATATGCCAATTGCTATAATAGTTATCATGATAGCAACAACTGCTTTTTATATTATTTTTTCACTAATAACAATGTTTGCAATTGGTGGTTCTCAATTTAGTTCGAATCCAAATACACAGTTATTCCCAGATAATAATTTATTAAAAGTTTTTGGACCAATATTAATTATTATTTGTACAATGCTAATGAGATTTAATTCTTCATTACAAATAACAATGTTTGGTGGTTCAACTTTAGAACCTCTATCAAGTCAAGGATATATTTCTCCTGTATTTAAAAAGGAAAATAAAGAAAATGTTCCAGTAGCTGGAGTCTTTTCAACAATTATCTTATTTGTAATTTGTGCAACAATGTTCTTATTTATTCCAGATATTATTGAAGGAGTTACAAAAAGACCTTCTCCATTAAATTATGGAACAATTGCTAGTTGTGCATCAATACTTTTAATAGCAATTTATGGAACAATTATTCCAACAGTAATTGTGCAAGGAATAAGAAAAAATGTAAAAATTAGAGTTTGAGAATACATTGCTTGAGCAATAACAGTTCTATTCTTATTATTTGTTTTAATCAGTTACTTTATTACAACTTTATTTGATCCATTTATTAAACCTTATGATAAAAACAATGAAATTAGACTACAAGATATCGTAAGTAGTGTATTCCAAATAATTTACTTTATTGGTATTATTATTTGAGCAGTTCTACAATACTTTGTATATTACAAGTCAAAAATGGCAAAATTAAATTCTGATTCAGAAAGAGCAAAAGAAATTGCAGAATACGAAAAATTATTTAGATTATTAACAGATAAAGAATTAGAAGATATTGCAAAAAAACAAGCTAAAGAAGACGAAGAATACAAACAATATAAATTACAATTAAAAGAAGAAAAAATGAAACTAAAATCAGTTTCAAAATAG
- the rlmN gene encoding 23S rRNA (adenine(2503)-C(2))-methyltransferase RlmN gives MEQTSIFKYTIEELEEILMENGFKKFSAKQIYDWLYIKMETNFDNMTNLSKELREFIKLRFKADLLKDLVTEESKDGTIKILFMLDDKKTIETVLMPQKYGQSVCVTTQVGCKMSCKFCASGLIKTERNLSVDEIVRQIYTMNLYLKNKYKDDPENRRARVSHIVVMGIGEPFDNYDNVLKFVKIINDKRGFEIGARHITISTCGIVPKIKEFADLKTQINLAISLHASNDEVRNTMMPINKAYPVKTLLDAVRYYVDQTNRRVTFEYILIDGVNDRPEHALELAKIIKGINGYVNLIPYNEVEENPYKKSTRIDEFYRILKKQNINAIVRKEFGADIDAACGQLRAKREGVIKNEI, from the coding sequence ATGGAACAAACAAGTATATTTAAATACACAATTGAAGAATTAGAAGAGATTCTAATGGAAAATGGATTTAAAAAATTTTCTGCAAAACAAATTTATGATTGATTATATATAAAAATGGAAACAAATTTTGATAATATGACTAATTTAAGCAAAGAATTAAGAGAATTTATAAAACTTAGATTCAAAGCGGATTTACTTAAAGATTTAGTTACTGAAGAATCAAAAGATGGAACAATTAAAATTTTATTTATGCTTGATGATAAAAAGACAATTGAAACTGTACTTATGCCACAAAAGTATGGTCAATCAGTTTGTGTTACAACTCAGGTAGGATGTAAAATGTCTTGTAAATTCTGTGCTTCAGGATTAATAAAGACAGAAAGAAATTTATCTGTTGATGAAATTGTAAGACAAATTTATACTATGAATTTATATTTAAAAAATAAATATAAAGATGATCCAGAAAACAGAAGGGCAAGAGTAAGTCATATTGTTGTTATGGGAATTGGTGAACCTTTTGATAATTATGATAATGTATTAAAATTTGTAAAAATAATAAATGATAAAAGAGGATTTGAAATTGGTGCAAGACATATTACAATTTCAACTTGTGGAATTGTTCCAAAAATTAAAGAATTTGCTGATTTAAAAACTCAAATTAATTTAGCTATTTCATTACATGCATCAAATGATGAAGTGAGAAATACAATGATGCCAATAAATAAAGCATATCCAGTAAAAACTTTATTAGATGCTGTTAGATATTATGTGGATCAGACTAATAGAAGAGTAACATTTGAATATATCTTAATTGATGGAGTAAATGATAGACCAGAACATGCTTTAGAATTGGCAAAAATAATAAAAGGAATCAATGGTTATGTTAATTTAATTCCTTATAACGAAGTTGAGGAAAACCCATATAAAAAATCAACAAGAATTGATGAATTTTACAGAATTCTTAAAAAACAAAATATTAATGCAATAGTTAGAAAAGAATTTGGAGCAGATATTGACGCAGCCTGTGGTCAGTTAAGAGCCAAAAGGGAAGGTGTCATAAAAAATGAAATTTAA